A window of the Lactuca sativa cultivar Salinas chromosome 7, Lsat_Salinas_v11, whole genome shotgun sequence genome harbors these coding sequences:
- the LOC111912860 gene encoding UDP-galactose/UDP-glucose transporter 2 has translation MKNNEEQSRSLFGISLSDRPKWQQFLICSSGFFFGYLVNGVCEEYVYNRLKFSYGWYFTFIQGWVYLALIYLQGFTTKQMVNPWKTYVKLSAVLMGSHGLTKGSLAFLNYPAQLMFKSTKVLPVMVMGAFIPGLRRKYPPHEYVSALLLVVGLILFTLADANTSPNFSILGVVMVSGALIMDSFLGNFQEAIFAMNPNTTQMEMLFCSTVVGLPFLIPPMLLTGELFKAWSSCWQHPYVYGVLIFEAMATFIGQVSVLSLIALFGAATTAMITTARKAVTLLLSYLIFTKPLTEQHGTGLILIAMGIVLKMIPENKPTPRMVQKRKEVPLGNNDENRRNEEEEERRPLV, from the exons ATGAAGAACAACGAAGAACAATCTCGATCTCTGTTTGGTATTTCTCTCTCCGATCGACCAAAATGGCAACAATTTCTCATCTGTTCTTCGGGGTTTTTCTTTGGGTATCTCGTTAATGGTGTTTGTGAG GAATATGTATACAATCGACTTAAATTCAG TTATGGCTGGTATTTTACATTCATTCAAGGATGGGTTTACCTTGCTTTAATTTACTTGCAAGGTTTCACCACCAAGCAAATGGTGAATCCATGGAAGACATATGTGAAGCTTTCAGCAGTACTCATGGGTTCTCATGGTCTCACCAAAGGGTCTTTAGCTTTCCTAAATTACCCTGCTCAACTCATGTTTAAATCCACCAAG GTTCTTCCGGTGATGGTCATGGGGGCGTTTATCCCTGGATTGAGACGAAAATACCCTCCACACGAATATGTATCCGCTTTACTTCTGGTGGTGGGTCTAATACTATTCACACTTGCGGATGCAAATACTTCGCCTAATTTTAGCATTCTTGGTGTTGTTATGGTTTCTGGTGCTTTGATCATGGATTCATTTCTTGGGAATTTTCAAGAAGCTATCTTTGCAATGAATCCCAATACAACTCAG ATGGAGATGCTATTTTGCTCAACTGTTGTGGGTTTGCCTTTTTTGATTCCTCCAATGCTTTTGACAGGGGAATTATTCAAAGCTTGGAGTTCTTGTTGGCAG CATCCTTATGTCTACGGCGTGTTGATATTCGAAGCAATGGCGACATTTATCGGGCAAGTTTCCGTCCTTTCGCTCATTGCCTTATTTGGAGCCGCCACCACTGCCATG ATAACAACAGCTAGAAAGGCGGTGACATTGTTGCTATCTTACTTGATCTTCACAAAGCCATTAACAGAGCAACATGGGACTGGTTTGATTCTAATTGCAATGGGAATCGTGTTAAAAATGATCCCAGAGAACAAACCAACTCCAAGAATGGTTCAGAAGAGGAAAGAAGTGCCTTTGGGTAATAATGATGAAAACAGAAGAAACGAAGAGGAAGAGGAAAGGAGACCTTTGGtttaa
- the LOC111912861 gene encoding uncharacterized protein LOC111912861, translated as MGSSEEAKLQLLLEWLKLNGVELRGCNIKYSDSNKGFGVFSSDGATDGVLLVVPLNLAITPMRVLQDPILGPVCSALYEEGEVDDRFLILLFLTFESIRKNSSWKPYLDILPTSFGNPLWFSEDELLELKGTTLFKATELQKKSLQSLYDDKVKKLMKKLLILDGDLESEVSFRDFLWANSIFWTRALSIPLPRSYVFPQIQEEQQNHDSNSELANGDNGKKHEVENGVDSSSIQEETVWVEGLVPGIDFCNHDLKAAATWEVDGTGSATGVPLSMYLLSVEEARLQSGKEISISYGNKGNEELLYLYGFVMDNNPDDYIMLHYPAEAIKDVPFSETKIQLLEAQKAEMRCLLSKTLLDHGFFSNKKETNGKCKENEVPNFSWSGQRKTPSYLNKLVFPEEFLTCLRTIAMGEDEIYKVTSLLQELVGSDGERQPSDVEVRAATWEACGDSGALQLLFDLLNTRMMDLEEGSRTEDSDTQILEKVYCYNNTHKEGKSNGAPKKQEISQNKWSSIVYRRGQKQLTQQFLKEAEHALQLALSQGN; from the exons ATGGGGAGCTCTGAAGAAGCAAAGCTTCAACTGCTTCTTGAATGGTTAAAG TTGAATGGAGTGGAATTGCGCGGTTGTAACATCAAATACAGCGATTCGAACAAAGGGTTTGGCGTATTTTCATCTGATGGCGCTACTGATG GAGTTTTACTGGTGGTTCCTCTTAATTTGGCTATAACTCCAATGAGGGTATTACAAGATCCAATACTTGGACCTGTATGTTCAGCATTGTATGAGGAAGGAGAAGTGGATGACAGATTCTTGATACTTTTGTTTCTTACTTTTGAATCTATAAGGAAGAATTCTTCATGGAAACC GTACCTTGATATACTTCCAACTAGTTTCGGGAACCCACTTTGGTTCTCTGAAGATGAGCTTTTGGAGCTAAAAGGAACTACTTTGTTTAAAGCAACCGAATTGCAG AAGAAGAGTTTGCAGTCCTTGTATGATGATAAAGTGAAAAAGTTGATGAAGAAGCTTTTGATTCTTGATGGTGACTTAGAAAG TGAAGTTTCTTTCCGTGACTTCCTTTG GGCGAATTCAATATTTTGGACACGTGCTTTAAGTATACCACTTCCTCGTTCTTATGTATTTCCCCAAATTCAAGAAGAGCAACAGAATCATGATTCCAATTCAGAGTTGGCTAATGGTGATAATGGCAAAA AACATGAAGTCGAAAATGGGGTGGATTCTTCTTCTATACAAGAAGAAACTGTTTGGGTCGAGGGTCTTGTCCCTGGCATTGACTTTTGCAACCATG ATTTAAAGGCTGCTGCAACATGGGAAGTTGATGGAACAGGATCAGCAACCGGTGTTCCATTGTCCATGTATCTTCTTTCCg TCGAAGAAGCTCGTCTTCAAAGTGGGAAAGAGATATCAATTAGCTATGGTAACAAAGGAAATGAG GAACTTCTATACTTATATGGATTTGTCATGGATAATAATCCAGATGACTATATCATG CTTCACTATCCAGCTGAAGCTATCAAGGATGTACCGTTTTCTGAAACCAAAATACAACTTCTAGAAGCACAA AAAGCTGAAATGAGGTGTCTTTTATCAAAAACTTTACTTGATCATGGGTTCTTCTCGAACAAAAAAGAAACAAATGGTAAATGTAAAGAAAATGAAGTTCCCAATTTTAGTTGGAGTGGTCAAAGAAAGACTCCATCTTACTTGAACAAGCTTGTTTTTCCCGAAGAGTTCTTAACTTGCTTAAGGACTATAGCCATGGGGGAAGATGAGATATATAAGGTTACATCGTTGCTTCAAGAG CTTGTTGGTTCAGATGGGGAGAGGCAACCATCAGATGTAGAAGTTCGTGCAGCAACATGGGAAGCTTGTGGGGATTCGGGCGCCCTACAATTGCTTTTTGATCTTTTAaatacaag GATGATGGATCTAGAAGAGGGCTCTAGAACAGAAGATTCTGATACTCAAATACTTGAGAAGGTCTACTGCTACAATAATACACACAAAGAAGGAAAAAG CAATGGGGCACCAAAGAAGCAAGAAATCAGTCAAAACAAATGGTCAAGCATAGTATACAGGCGAGGTCAAAAGCAACTCACTCAACAGTTTTTAAAAGAAGCAGAACACGCGTTACAATTAGCTTTAAGCCAAGGCAATTAA